Proteins found in one Neurospora crassa OR74A linkage group II, whole genome shotgun sequence genomic segment:
- the aac gene encoding ADP/ATP carrier protein, whose product MAEQQKVLGMPPFVADFLMGGVSAAVSKTAAAPIERIKLLVQNQDEMIRAGRLDRRYNGIIDCFKRTTADEGVMALWRGNTANVIRYFPTQALNFAFRDKFKKMFGYKKDVDGYWKWMAGNLASGGAAGATSLLFVYSLDYARTRLANDAKSAKKGGERQFNGLVDVYRKTIASDGIAGLYRGFGPSVAGIVVYRGLYFGLYDSIKPVLLVGDLKNNFLASFALGWCVTTAAGIASYPLDTIRRRMMMTSGEAVKYKSSFDAASQIVAKEGVKSLFKGAGANILRGVAGAGVLSIYDQLQVLLFGKAFKGGSG is encoded by the exons ATGGCGGAGCAACAGAAGGTCTTGGGCATGCCG CCCTTCGTGGCGGACTTCTTGATGGGTGGTGTCTCTGCCGCCGTCTCGAAGACTGCTGCCGCTCCCATTGAGCGTATCAAGCTCCTCGTCCAGAACCAG GATGAGATGATCCGTGCCGGCCGTCTCGACCGCCGCTACAACGGTATCATCGACTGCTTCAAGCGCACCACCGCCGATGAGGGTGTCATGGCCTTGTGGCGTGGCAACACCGCCAACGTCATCCGTTACTTCCCTACCCAGGCCCTGAACTTCGCTTTCCGTGACAAGTTCAAGAAGATGTTCGGCTACAAGAAGGACGTCGATGGCTACTGGAAGTGGATGGCCGGTAACCTTGCCTccggtggtgctgctggtgccacttccctcctcttcgtctaCTCCCTCGACTACGCCCGTACCCGTCTCGCCAACGACGCCAAGTCCGCCAAGAAGGGTGGTGAGCGTCAGTTCAACGGTCTCGTCGATGTCTACCGCAAGACCATCGCTTCCGATGGTATTGCCGGTCTCTACCGTGGTTTCGGTCCCTCCGTCGCTGGTATCGTCGTCTACCGTGGTCTCTACTTCGGTCTCTACGACTCCATCAAgcccgtcctcctcgtcggtgaCCTCAAGAACAACTTCCTTGCCTCTTTCGCTCTCGGCTGGTGcgtcaccaccgccgctggTATCGCCTCTTACCCTCTTGACACCATCCGTCGTCGCATGATGATGACCTCCGGTGAGGCCGTCAAGTACAAGTCTTCCTTCGATGCCGCTTCCCAGATCGTTGCCAAGGAGGGTGTCAAGTCTCTCTTCAAGGGTGCTGGTGCCAACATTCTCCGTGGTGTCGCCGGTGCTGGTGTCCTCTCCATCTACGACCAGCTCCAggtcctcctcttcggcaAGGCCTTCAAGGGTGGTTCCGGTTAA
- the aac gene encoding ADP/ATP carrier protein, variant produces the protein MAEQQKVLGMPPFVADFLMGGVSAAVSKTAAAPIERIKLLVQNQDEMIRAGRLDRRYNGIIDCFKRTTADEGVMALWRGNTANVIRYFPTQALNFAFRDKFKKMFGYKKDVDGYWKWMAGNLASGGAAGATSLLFVYSLDYARTRLANDAKSAKKGGERQFNGLVDVYRKTIASDGIAGLYRGFGPSVAGIVVYRGLYFGLYDSIKPVLLFGKAFKGGSG, from the exons ATGGCGGAGCAACAGAAGGTCTTGGGCATGCCG CCCTTCGTGGCGGACTTCTTGATGGGTGGTGTCTCTGCCGCCGTCTCGAAGACTGCTGCCGCTCCCATTGAGCGTATCAAGCTCCTCGTCCAGAACCAG GATGAGATGATCCGTGCCGGCCGTCTCGACCGCCGCTACAACGGTATCATCGACTGCTTCAAGCGCACCACCGCCGATGAGGGTGTCATGGCCTTGTGGCGTGGCAACACCGCCAACGTCATCCGTTACTTCCCTACCCAGGCCCTGAACTTCGCTTTCCGTGACAAGTTCAAGAAGATGTTCGGCTACAAGAAGGACGTCGATGGCTACTGGAAGTGGATGGCCGGTAACCTTGCCTccggtggtgctgctggtgccacttccctcctcttcgtctaCTCCCTCGACTACGCCCGTACCCGTCTCGCCAACGACGCCAAGTCCGCCAAGAAGGGTGGTGAGCGTCAGTTCAACGGTCTCGTCGATGTCTACCGCAAGACCATCGCTTCCGATGGTATTGCCGGTCTCTACCGTGGTTTCGGTCCCTCCGTCGCTGGTATCGTCGTCTACCGTGGTCTCTACTTCGGTCTCTACGACTCCATCAAgccc gtcctcctcttcggcaAGGCCTTCAAGGGTGGTTCCGGTTAA